In one Vulgatibacter incomptus genomic region, the following are encoded:
- a CDS encoding aldo/keto reductase, whose protein sequence is METRELGKQGLKVSAMGLGCMGMSEFYGRADEAQAIKVIHRALELGVTLLDTADIYGPYTNEKLVGRAIADRRDRAILATKFGNVRDSDGNFVGVDGRPEYVRKSCDASLKRLGVDRIDLYYQHRVDPDVPIEETVGAMSDLVRAGKVRWLGLSEAAPDTIRRAHAVHPISALQSEYSLWSRGPEDEILPTVRELGIGFVPYSPLGRGFLTGHIRTPDDLPEGDWRRKSPRFQGKNFEKNLELVDRIRTFAERKGATPGQLALAWVMEQGDDIVPIPGTKHIRYLEENVGALDFHLDDSELKELNAIAPKGVAAGGRYTEVEMQTVDH, encoded by the coding sequence ATGGAGACGCGCGAGCTGGGGAAGCAGGGCCTGAAGGTTTCGGCAATGGGCCTGGGCTGCATGGGGATGAGCGAGTTCTACGGGCGCGCCGACGAGGCCCAGGCGATCAAGGTGATCCATCGCGCGCTCGAGCTCGGGGTCACGCTCCTCGACACCGCCGACATCTACGGCCCGTACACCAACGAGAAACTCGTGGGCCGTGCGATCGCCGATCGCCGCGACCGCGCGATCCTCGCGACCAAGTTCGGCAACGTTCGAGACTCCGACGGCAACTTCGTCGGCGTGGACGGCCGCCCGGAGTACGTCCGCAAGTCGTGCGACGCATCGCTCAAGAGGCTCGGCGTCGACCGGATCGATCTCTACTACCAGCACCGCGTCGATCCGGATGTGCCCATCGAAGAAACGGTGGGTGCGATGTCGGATCTCGTTCGAGCCGGCAAGGTGCGATGGCTCGGCCTCTCCGAGGCAGCGCCCGACACGATTCGACGCGCGCACGCCGTCCATCCGATCAGCGCGCTGCAATCCGAGTATTCGCTGTGGAGCCGGGGTCCCGAGGACGAGATCCTGCCGACCGTGCGCGAGCTCGGGATCGGCTTCGTCCCCTACAGCCCCCTCGGCCGCGGCTTCCTCACCGGCCACATCCGTACGCCGGACGATCTACCCGAGGGCGACTGGCGGCGAAAAAGCCCTCGTTTCCAGGGAAAGAACTTCGAGAAGAACCTCGAGCTGGTCGACCGGATCCGGACCTTCGCCGAGCGGAAGGGCGCGACACCAGGGCAGCTCGCCCTCGCCTGGGTCATGGAACAGGGAGACGACATCGTCCCGATCCCCGGCACCAAGCACATCCGCTACCTCGAGGAGAACGTCGGCGCGCTCGATTTCCACCTCGACGATTCCGAGCTGAAGGAGCTGAACGCGATCGCGCCCAAGGGCGTCGCGGCGGGAGGGCGGTACACGGAGGTCGAGATGCAGACTGTGGATCACTGA
- a CDS encoding cupin domain-containing protein: MAEDLRDEVHAMADLNIKHQDEADETREFADKGRVEIFDLDGSKMGLVRMEPGWRWSVHVKPQMGTERCMAHHLGYCAAGRMKIRMESGEEGEIGPGDTFSISPGHDAWVEGDEAFVAVDFGAPEAFARKAPPAEAAPPPIH; this comes from the coding sequence TTGGCGGAAGACCTTCGCGACGAGGTGCACGCCATGGCGGACCTGAACATCAAGCACCAGGACGAAGCGGACGAGACCCGAGAGTTCGCAGACAAGGGCCGCGTCGAGATCTTCGACCTCGACGGATCGAAGATGGGCCTCGTTCGGATGGAGCCCGGCTGGCGCTGGTCGGTCCACGTGAAGCCTCAAATGGGGACCGAGCGCTGCATGGCCCACCACCTCGGCTACTGCGCCGCCGGGCGGATGAAGATCCGCATGGAGAGCGGCGAGGAGGGCGAGATCGGCCCTGGCGACACCTTCTCGATCTCGCCCGGGCACGACGCCTGGGTGGAGGGCGACGAGGCCTTCGTCGCGGTGGACTTCGGCGCGCCGGAAGCCTTCGCCCGCAAGGCGCCGCCGGCCGAGGCCGCCCCGCCGCCCATCCACTGA
- a CDS encoding NAD(P)/FAD-dependent oxidoreductase, whose product MLHELAIVGAGPAGLALAIQAASRGIATVVFDARASPLDKACGEGLMPGGVRALEALGVALPSRDACVPFNGIRYVQEDGSEVSARFRRGVGLGIRRVALQQALLARANALGVELRLGCGVSGFSRMPGALSLHTEAGVVRARMVVAADGLASPLRRQAGLEGCPPAIRRFGARRHYRLAPWSDHVEVHWAEGVEAYVTPAGERRVGVALLWDAAHLGPRRHGELLARFPLLAERLAGAPVDSDVRGAGPMARSVKRRIGERLALLGDAAGYVDAISGEGLSSAFQASSKLASLLPDALARHASPRALMPYEKAAAAAFRRHEAVTRAMLLLSRHPAARRHAFAVLARRPSLFEALVAAVENLGFPDENRAP is encoded by the coding sequence ATGCTCCACGAGCTGGCGATCGTCGGCGCGGGGCCGGCGGGCCTGGCCCTGGCCATCCAGGCCGCCTCGCGGGGCATCGCCACCGTGGTCTTCGATGCCCGCGCGTCGCCTCTCGACAAGGCCTGCGGCGAAGGGCTGATGCCCGGCGGCGTCCGGGCCCTCGAGGCGCTCGGTGTAGCCCTTCCCTCACGCGACGCGTGCGTTCCGTTCAACGGCATCCGCTACGTGCAGGAGGACGGCTCGGAGGTGAGCGCGCGCTTTCGCCGCGGCGTCGGCCTCGGGATCCGGCGGGTCGCGCTCCAGCAGGCCCTCCTCGCTCGTGCCAACGCTCTCGGGGTGGAGCTTCGTCTGGGGTGCGGCGTCAGCGGCTTCTCCCGCATGCCCGGCGCTCTCTCGCTTCACACCGAGGCCGGCGTCGTTCGAGCACGTATGGTCGTGGCCGCCGACGGCCTCGCTTCGCCCTTGCGGCGTCAGGCCGGACTCGAGGGCTGCCCACCGGCGATCCGGCGCTTCGGTGCGCGGCGCCACTACCGCCTCGCGCCCTGGAGCGATCACGTGGAAGTCCATTGGGCCGAAGGCGTCGAGGCCTACGTCACGCCGGCAGGCGAACGCCGCGTGGGCGTCGCTCTCCTCTGGGACGCGGCGCACCTCGGCCCCAGACGCCACGGAGAGCTCCTGGCGCGTTTCCCGCTCCTCGCAGAGCGGCTCGCCGGCGCCCCCGTCGACTCGGACGTCCGCGGCGCCGGCCCCATGGCCCGCAGCGTGAAGCGCCGGATCGGCGAGCGGCTCGCGCTCCTCGGCGATGCGGCCGGCTACGTCGACGCGATCAGCGGCGAGGGCTTGTCGTCTGCGTTCCAGGCCTCGTCGAAGCTCGCGAGCCTCCTCCCGGACGCTCTCGCCAGGCACGCGAGCCCGCGCGCGCTCATGCCGTACGAGAAGGCCGCTGCCGCCGCGTTTCGACGCCACGAGGCGGTTACGCGCGCCATGCTGCTGCTCTCGCGTCACCCGGCCGCGAGGCGGCACGCGTTCGCGGTCCTGGCGCGCCGGCCGTCACTCTTCGAAGCGCTCGTAGCAGCCGTAGAAAATCTCGGCTTCCCCGACGAGAATCGAGCTCCCTGA
- a CDS encoding GFA family protein — translation MSEPKTHSGSCHCGNVRYEATLALGQVVACNCSICNRVGHLLAFVPVEQFRLLSGEDSLVDYRFNAKKIAHLFCSTCGIHPFGRGKGPDGKETYAVNVRCLDGVDPRTLEVMHYDGKSI, via the coding sequence GTGAGCGAGCCGAAGACCCATTCCGGATCCTGTCACTGCGGGAACGTTCGCTACGAGGCCACGCTGGCGCTCGGCCAGGTCGTTGCCTGCAATTGCTCCATCTGCAACCGCGTGGGCCACCTGCTGGCCTTCGTTCCCGTGGAGCAGTTCCGGCTCCTGTCGGGGGAGGACTCGCTGGTCGACTACCGTTTCAACGCCAAGAAGATCGCGCACCTCTTCTGCTCGACCTGCGGCATCCACCCGTTCGGGCGCGGAAAGGGCCCCGACGGGAAGGAGACGTACGCCGTGAACGTGCGCTGCCTCGACGGCGTCGATCCGCGCACCCTCGAGGTCATGCACTACGACGGGAAGAGCATCTGA
- a CDS encoding Hsp70 family protein, producing the protein MAGISIGIDFGTSNSAAAIVDAAGRSAVLPLDSDAADPRLFRSVIFFPAESREVLVADEAISRYLDEWEGRFVQSAKSFLKSPTFTATEIRQRRYKLEELVAIVLRAMRVRAEEIVGAPVERAVFGRPAVFSPEPERDRLAEERLAAAAEIAGFPRPTFLIEPIAAALGYEESLNREEVVLVGDFGAGTSDFTLMRLGPSRAGNLDRRGDVIASDGVYIGGDDFDSAIVEHRLLERFGAGSTYLSLTRRMPLPAWIARKLLAWHELALLRERSTMEFLKKAKVDSDQPEALGNLIRLVEDNLAFHLYRSVEAAKRELSGADEAKVRFHESGIELDERVTRAEFEAWTAPLRAELDACVDRVLARSGGVEPDAIFLTGGTSKIPSVRALFAERFGEARLREGDAFTSVVAGLGRATRLAG; encoded by the coding sequence GTGGCAGGGATTTCGATCGGGATCGACTTCGGGACGTCGAATAGCGCGGCGGCGATCGTGGACGCGGCGGGACGATCGGCGGTGCTGCCGCTAGACTCGGACGCGGCCGACCCGAGGCTCTTTCGGAGCGTGATCTTCTTTCCGGCGGAGAGCCGCGAGGTCCTGGTCGCCGACGAGGCGATCAGCCGCTATCTAGACGAGTGGGAGGGGCGGTTCGTCCAGTCGGCGAAGAGCTTCCTCAAGTCGCCGACGTTCACGGCGACCGAGATCCGGCAGCGCCGCTACAAGCTCGAGGAGCTGGTGGCGATCGTGCTGCGCGCGATGCGGGTACGGGCGGAGGAGATCGTCGGCGCGCCGGTCGAGCGCGCGGTCTTCGGGCGTCCGGCGGTGTTCTCGCCGGAGCCGGAGCGCGACCGCCTCGCGGAGGAGCGCCTCGCGGCGGCGGCCGAGATCGCGGGCTTTCCGAGGCCCACCTTCCTCATCGAGCCGATTGCCGCCGCCCTCGGCTACGAGGAATCGCTGAATCGCGAGGAGGTGGTGCTCGTCGGGGACTTCGGCGCGGGTACCAGCGACTTCACGCTGATGCGACTGGGGCCGTCCCGGGCGGGGAACCTCGATCGGCGGGGCGACGTGATCGCGTCGGACGGCGTGTACATCGGCGGCGACGACTTCGACTCGGCGATCGTGGAGCATCGGCTGCTCGAGCGCTTCGGCGCGGGCTCCACGTACCTCTCGCTCACCCGGCGGATGCCGCTCCCGGCCTGGATCGCGCGCAAGCTGCTCGCCTGGCACGAGCTGGCGCTGCTTCGGGAGCGCAGCACGATGGAGTTCCTCAAGAAGGCGAAGGTGGACTCGGACCAGCCGGAGGCCCTCGGCAATCTGATCCGGCTGGTGGAGGACAACCTCGCCTTCCACCTCTACCGCTCGGTGGAGGCCGCGAAGCGCGAGCTGAGCGGCGCCGACGAGGCGAAGGTGCGCTTCCACGAGTCGGGCATCGAGCTCGACGAGCGGGTGACCCGCGCCGAGTTCGAGGCATGGACCGCGCCCCTGCGCGCCGAGCTCGACGCATGTGTCGACAGGGTCCTCGCCCGCTCAGGCGGCGTCGAACCGGACGCGATCTTCCTCACGGGTGGAACGTCGAAGATCCCCTCCGTCCGCGCCCTCTTCGCGGAGCGGTTCGGCGAGGCGCGGCTGCGGGAGGGCGACGCCTTCACCTCGGTGGTCGCCGGCCTCGGCAGGGCCACGCGGCTCGCCGGGTAG
- a CDS encoding TMEM175 family protein: MDKSRLEAFSDGFLAIIITVTVLELRPPVGDEPSLLGALLPVFLSYLLSFIFLAIAWKNHHHMLYLTRDVSEAILWANLNFLFWLSLIPFTTGWMGANHFSATPTAVYGVVLLMAAIAYWILERVIIASQGRRSVLKAAVGREWKLVLSVILYVAGIVLAFVSHWIAQAIYFLVAMLWLVPDRRIDRMIIEADRRRAESSRTHEE, from the coding sequence ATGGACAAGAGCCGTCTGGAGGCCTTCAGCGACGGCTTCCTGGCCATCATCATTACGGTCACCGTGCTCGAGCTGCGGCCCCCGGTCGGGGACGAGCCGTCGCTGCTGGGGGCGCTCCTTCCGGTCTTCCTCAGCTACTTGCTGAGCTTCATCTTCCTGGCCATCGCCTGGAAAAACCATCACCACATGCTCTACCTCACGCGCGACGTGAGCGAGGCCATCCTGTGGGCGAACCTCAACTTCCTGTTCTGGCTGTCGCTCATCCCCTTCACGACGGGTTGGATGGGCGCCAACCACTTCTCCGCGACGCCGACGGCGGTGTACGGAGTCGTCCTCCTGATGGCGGCGATCGCCTATTGGATCCTCGAGCGGGTCATCATCGCGTCACAGGGGAGGCGCTCGGTTTTGAAGGCGGCGGTCGGAAGGGAATGGAAGCTGGTGCTCTCGGTCATCCTCTACGTCGCCGGGATCGTGTTGGCGTTCGTCTCCCACTGGATCGCGCAGGCGATCTACTTTCTCGTCGCCATGCTCTGGCTGGTCCCCGACCGGCGAATCGATCGGATGATCATCGAGGCGGACCGCCGGCGCGCCGAGTCGAGCCGCACCCATGAGGAGTGA
- a CDS encoding RHS repeat domain-containing protein has translation MEWGVTPVLHYDPLGRLIETEQPNGTRARVVFDAWRQESWDENDAVLGTAWLIEREVPTADKQERRAAQRTLAHAGTPTVTHLDSLGRPFRTDEDNGGGAVYTTTLTLDIQGNQVEVKDAEDKTAALQVFDPLQRRIALHSCDAGMSWTFPDAADSPARSWDEREVFVRTSYDALRRPTHVWAREDVAPWLLAERLYYGETVIDAAVFNLRGQVAAHFDGAGLVAFERYDFKGGLELSTRRLAKSYTETADWSALSLVQGPLQAQGVVAALLETEAFSTESQYDALGRITHLHTPDESVSRFHYDEGGLLAGVDAKLRTSSAWSPFVTELAHNAKGQRERIVYANGTTTDSTYDPKTFRLKRLRTTRQSDGKVLQDLVYTHDPVGNITEIRDGAQQDLYFANEVVPANGLYRYDALYRLSEAKGREHAGQQPTHADLPWSSLPHANDVQAMQRYEERYTYDKVGNILEMAHSAGGAGWTRRYEYDDESNRLLSTSLPSDPVGGPNSQTYTHDPAGNMVRMPHLASMAWDWAGRLQHADKGGGGKVYFTYDTSNQRVRKVYEHSGVIEERIYLGTFELFRRRQSGTVQLQRETLHLMDDKRRIAMVETKTRDNGTDVSTPTPRFRYQLDNHLGSAALELDDAAQIISYEEYFPYGATSFRALKSGVDVSEKRYRYTGMERDEETGLNYHSARYFAPWLGRWTSADPAGFVDGLNLFRYCDDSPVGGLDPTGTQRMTDEQLGSRAAGTASRNKNALNPWDVVAAIVANPRVQGALQTTGALIEGGIALGLMAAPTGVTQVVGVLVMAKALDDGANGLKMMLTGKESQSYTHQAISSIAQSAGASPQTSEIVATSVDVLASTATAAAAAGKALKLEGAVSKELRAMGGGARAAGVEALDEAASARQMTEVKAAGKLEAAEMAAPTGQVLPALRQQYVDAVSKLANKVPEMRAAGNSSEEIARALHAERRALGVQFKALTPPDKLAEIYARNEAKYGDPLGPSIDWLRNAGKSWDDIIDSAVRAGGKDLGF, from the coding sequence GTGGAGTGGGGTGTCACGCCCGTGCTCCACTACGACCCTCTCGGGCGGCTCATCGAGACCGAGCAGCCCAATGGCACCAGGGCCCGGGTGGTCTTCGACGCCTGGCGGCAGGAGAGCTGGGACGAGAACGACGCCGTCCTCGGCACGGCTTGGCTCATCGAGCGCGAGGTTCCTACCGCCGACAAGCAGGAGCGCCGGGCCGCGCAGCGCACCCTCGCTCACGCGGGAACGCCCACAGTCACCCACCTCGACAGCCTGGGCCGACCGTTTCGAACCGACGAAGACAACGGCGGTGGCGCCGTCTACACCACCACCCTCACCCTCGACATCCAGGGCAACCAAGTAGAGGTGAAGGACGCCGAGGACAAGACTGCGGCTCTTCAGGTCTTCGATCCCCTACAGCGGCGCATCGCCCTGCATAGCTGCGACGCCGGCATGAGCTGGACGTTCCCGGATGCCGCCGACAGCCCGGCGCGCTCCTGGGACGAGCGCGAGGTCTTCGTCCGCACCTCGTACGATGCGCTCCGGCGCCCGACCCACGTCTGGGCCCGAGAAGATGTCGCCCCCTGGCTCCTCGCCGAGCGACTCTATTACGGCGAGACTGTTATCGATGCCGCCGTCTTCAACCTTCGTGGACAGGTCGCCGCGCACTTCGATGGCGCTGGCTTGGTCGCCTTCGAGCGCTACGACTTCAAGGGCGGCCTCGAGCTCTCCACCCGGCGCCTGGCAAAGAGCTACACCGAGACGGCGGATTGGTCCGCCCTCTCCCTCGTTCAAGGTCCGCTCCAGGCGCAAGGCGTGGTCGCCGCCCTCCTCGAGACGGAGGCCTTCTCCACCGAGAGTCAATACGACGCTCTCGGCCGGATCACACATCTCCACACGCCCGACGAGAGCGTCTCCCGCTTCCACTATGACGAAGGGGGCCTCCTCGCCGGGGTCGACGCCAAGTTGCGGACCTCCTCCGCCTGGAGCCCGTTCGTCACCGAGCTCGCACACAACGCGAAAGGCCAGCGCGAACGAATCGTCTACGCCAACGGCACCACCACCGACTCGACCTACGACCCGAAGACCTTCCGCCTGAAGCGACTGCGGACCACCCGTCAATCCGACGGCAAGGTCCTCCAGGATCTCGTCTACACCCACGATCCGGTCGGAAACATCACTGAGATCCGGGATGGCGCCCAGCAGGATCTCTACTTCGCAAACGAGGTCGTCCCTGCGAATGGTCTCTACCGCTACGACGCCCTCTATCGGCTCAGCGAGGCGAAAGGCCGAGAGCACGCCGGCCAGCAGCCCACTCACGCCGACCTGCCCTGGTCATCGCTGCCCCACGCCAACGACGTCCAGGCCATGCAGCGATACGAGGAGCGCTACACGTACGACAAGGTCGGAAACATCCTCGAGATGGCCCACAGCGCGGGCGGCGCCGGCTGGACGCGCAGGTACGAATACGACGACGAGAGCAACCGCCTTCTCTCCACCAGCCTCCCGTCCGATCCGGTGGGCGGTCCGAACTCCCAGACCTACACTCACGACCCAGCCGGCAACATGGTGCGAATGCCGCACCTCGCCAGCATGGCATGGGACTGGGCCGGCAGGCTCCAGCATGCCGACAAGGGCGGCGGGGGCAAGGTCTACTTCACCTACGACACATCCAACCAGCGCGTCCGCAAGGTCTACGAGCACAGCGGCGTCATCGAGGAGCGTATCTACCTCGGCACGTTCGAGCTCTTCCGGCGGCGGCAGTCCGGCACTGTTCAGCTCCAGCGCGAGACTCTCCACCTCATGGACGATAAGCGCCGCATCGCGATGGTCGAGACCAAGACCCGCGATAACGGAACTGACGTCTCGACACCCACCCCTCGCTTCCGCTACCAGCTCGATAATCACTTGGGTTCCGCGGCTCTCGAGCTCGACGATGCCGCCCAGATCATTTCGTACGAGGAGTACTTTCCCTACGGGGCCACGTCTTTCCGAGCGCTCAAATCCGGAGTCGACGTCAGCGAGAAGCGCTACCGCTACACAGGCATGGAGCGCGACGAGGAGACCGGGCTCAATTACCACAGTGCTAGGTATTTTGCGCCTTGGCTCGGACGATGGACGAGTGCCGATCCTGCAGGCTTCGTTGATGGATTGAATCTTTTCCGATACTGCGACGATAGCCCGGTGGGTGGACTCGATCCCACGGGGACTCAGCGAATGACCGACGAACAACTCGGTTCTCGTGCGGCCGGAACCGCTTCCCGAAACAAGAATGCGCTCAACCCATGGGACGTTGTTGCTGCTATCGTCGCCAACCCCCGAGTTCAGGGAGCGCTCCAGACCACAGGCGCGTTGATCGAGGGCGGAATCGCTCTAGGTTTAATGGCAGCTCCGACAGGCGTGACACAAGTAGTTGGTGTCCTAGTGATGGCGAAGGCGCTCGATGATGGCGCGAACGGTTTGAAAATGATGCTAACCGGGAAGGAGAGCCAATCGTATACCCATCAGGCAATTTCGAGCATTGCTCAGTCGGCTGGTGCGTCGCCTCAAACCTCTGAGATTGTCGCTACCTCGGTCGATGTTCTGGCATCGACCGCGACCGCGGCTGCCGCGGCAGGGAAAGCATTGAAACTTGAAGGAGCCGTCTCGAAGGAACTTCGGGCAATGGGAGGCGGGGCACGGGCGGCGGGTGTGGAAGCCTTGGACGAGGCCGCTAGCGCTCGCCAGATGACCGAGGTAAAAGCTGCGGGTAAGCTGGAAGCCGCCGAAATGGCGGCCCCCACCGGCCAGGTCCTGCCGGCCCTAAGGCAGCAGTACGTTGACGCAGTTTCCAAATTGGCAAATAAGGTGCCGGAAATGCGCGCCGCTGGCAATAGTTCGGAAGAGATCGCTCGTGCCCTACACGCTGAGCGTCGTGCGCTTGGCGTTCAGTTCAAGGCTCTTACACCCCCGGACAAGCTTGCCGAGATCTACGCTAGGAATGAAGCCAAGTACGGCGATCCCCTTGGCCCCTCGATCGACTGGCTTCGCAATGCAGGCAAGAGTTGGGATGATATCATTGATTCGGCTGTTCGGGCAGGTGGAAAGGATTTGGGATTTTAG
- a CDS encoding TMEM175 family protein, with protein MDKNRLEAFSDGFLAIIITITVLDLRPPVGDEPSMLASILPFFLSYVLSFIYLGIYWNNHHHMLFVTRHVSGVILWANLHLLFWLSLIPFTTGWMGENHFSATPSALYGFVLLMAAIAYWILERTIIASQGKGSVLKAAVGSEWKGVVSVILYIVGIALAFVSHWIAQAIYFLVAMLWLVPDRRIERMILETDRRRAESGRTHQE; from the coding sequence ATGGACAAGAACCGACTGGAGGCCTTCAGCGACGGCTTCCTGGCCATCATCATCACGATCACCGTGCTCGACCTGCGGCCGCCGGTCGGGGACGAGCCGTCGATGCTGGCGTCGATCCTTCCGTTCTTCCTCAGCTACGTGCTGAGCTTCATCTACCTGGGCATCTATTGGAACAACCACCACCACATGCTCTTCGTCACGCGCCACGTGAGCGGCGTCATCCTGTGGGCGAACCTCCACCTCCTGTTCTGGCTGTCGCTCATCCCCTTCACGACGGGTTGGATGGGCGAGAACCATTTCTCCGCGACGCCGTCGGCGCTGTACGGGTTCGTTCTCCTGATGGCGGCGATCGCGTACTGGATCCTCGAGCGGACCATCATCGCGTCACAGGGGAAGGGCTCGGTCCTGAAGGCGGCGGTCGGCTCGGAATGGAAGGGAGTGGTCTCGGTCATCCTCTACATCGTCGGGATCGCGTTGGCGTTCGTCTCCCACTGGATCGCGCAGGCGATCTACTTTCTCGTCGCCATGCTCTGGCTGGTCCCCGACCGGCGAATCGAGCGGATGATCCTCGAGACGGACCGCCGGCGAGCCGAGTCGGGCCGCACCCATCAGGAGTGA